A section of the Dehalobacter sp. DCM genome encodes:
- a CDS encoding response regulator transcription factor — protein MTKILVVDDEVNLLEVIKDYLQKEGYDVFTSVNGEEAYRLFPLLKPDFLILDLMLPGLSGEEICRLIRRESNVPVLMLTAKNAEEDRINGLALGADDYLVKPFSPRELVMRVKAILRRTARNNLAGPVLSFNSGDLEINEEEHTVRKKGQEVRLTPNEFSILLTLAKNTNRTFSRTQLIDSALGFDFAGYERTIDTHVKNIRQKIEDDYKEPLYVTTVYGIGYKFTGERL, from the coding sequence ATGACAAAGATTCTGGTCGTGGACGATGAAGTCAATTTGTTGGAAGTAATTAAAGATTATTTACAAAAGGAAGGTTACGATGTTTTTACATCTGTCAACGGGGAAGAAGCTTACCGCTTATTTCCTTTGCTTAAGCCCGACTTCCTCATATTAGACCTCATGCTTCCAGGATTGTCCGGGGAAGAGATATGCCGGCTTATCCGACGGGAATCCAATGTTCCGGTGCTGATGCTCACAGCAAAGAACGCTGAAGAAGATCGAATCAACGGACTGGCCTTAGGTGCAGATGATTATTTAGTCAAGCCTTTCAGCCCCCGGGAATTGGTCATGCGGGTGAAAGCGATCTTACGGCGCACAGCGAGAAACAACTTGGCAGGTCCCGTTCTCTCCTTTAACAGCGGTGATTTGGAAATCAATGAAGAGGAACATACGGTCCGGAAAAAGGGACAAGAAGTAAGGCTTACACCCAATGAATTCAGTATCCTGCTTACCCTGGCGAAGAATACTAACCGGACGTTTTCCAGAACACAATTAATCGATAGCGCGCTTGGTTTTGATTTTGCCGGGTATGAGAGGACAATTGACACGCATGTTAAAAATATCCGACAAAAGATCGAGGATGACTATAAAGAACCCTTATATGTTACTACTGTATATGGTATTGGTTATAAATTCACCGGTGAGCGGCTATGA
- a CDS encoding response regulator transcription factor — translation MAIRILIADDDALIREGLKIILQNDERFEVIACVETGLQAVQCCEKESVDVVLLDVRMPIMDGLQASKEISLKTSAKPLILTTFDDDDFIFSAVKNGSRGYLLKNNDPSKLMDAIKTVYDGGIVMQDVAMEKIREGLTLSQDSRPKIAEHVFTDREWDIVKLISKGLSNRDIAGELFMSEGTIKNYISAILAKTGLKHRTQIAIYYLTGLKQDS, via the coding sequence ATGGCAATTCGAATTCTCATCGCCGACGATGACGCATTGATACGCGAGGGTCTGAAAATCATCCTTCAGAATGATGAACGTTTTGAGGTCATCGCCTGCGTCGAAACCGGCTTACAAGCTGTGCAGTGCTGCGAAAAGGAGTCTGTTGATGTCGTTTTGCTCGATGTCCGGATGCCCATTATGGACGGACTTCAAGCATCAAAAGAAATATCTTTAAAGACCTCGGCTAAACCATTAATCCTGACCACATTTGACGATGATGATTTTATTTTTTCAGCCGTCAAAAATGGCTCCCGGGGCTACCTCCTCAAAAACAATGACCCGAGCAAGCTGATGGATGCCATTAAAACAGTTTATGACGGCGGAATCGTGATGCAGGACGTAGCGATGGAAAAAATACGGGAGGGATTAACTCTCAGCCAGGATTCTCGGCCAAAGATAGCCGAGCATGTATTTACCGACCGCGAATGGGATATCGTCAAACTCATTTCCAAGGGCTTAAGCAACCGGGATATTGCCGGTGAGCTTTTCATGTCCGAAGGCACTATTAAGAATTATATCAGCGCTATTCTGGCTAAAACAGGGCTTAAACACAGGACACAAATCGCCATATACTACCTGACCGGCCTGAAGCAAGACTCCTGA
- a CDS encoding DUF2680 domain-containing protein yields the protein MKKVIIGVITAGLILVGAGTALAATYKSPAEIYAGLKGITVDQAYDQRESGKSFGQLAADAGLLEEFKEQMLINKKAAIQKKVTAGLLTQQEADALIQRIEANAAYCDGTGVGKGTGLGSGGKGFSGRGVGAGSGACCFGNGR from the coding sequence ATGAAGAAAGTGATTATTGGTGTTATAACAGCAGGGCTTATCTTGGTAGGAGCTGGGACAGCGCTAGCAGCAACTTACAAGTCTCCCGCGGAGATATATGCCGGATTGAAAGGGATTACAGTGGATCAGGCTTATGACCAGAGAGAGTCAGGGAAAAGCTTTGGCCAGCTTGCAGCTGACGCCGGTTTGCTGGAAGAATTCAAAGAACAGATGTTGATAAACAAAAAGGCCGCCATCCAGAAAAAAGTGACTGCAGGATTGTTGACCCAGCAGGAAGCGGATGCGTTGATCCAACGAATCGAAGCAAACGCAGCCTATTGTGACGGGACAGGTGTCGGCAAGGGTACAGGACTTGGCTCCGGAGGAAAAGGATTTTCCGGTCGCGGCGTGGGTGCCGGGAGTGGCGCGTGCTGTTTTGGCAACGGGAGATAA
- a CDS encoding sensor histidine kinase, with product MITIDRQLRRYFILVTVVSVLVIFTLSNIGILYFFHHYVEQVSLKSDRKIVMYLEDRYATDNGFVQVEWMRLVQYANSENAEIKLYDASGTLLFNSLTFGNGRNMMGRGQGMMMRDTPVISESKLTYREYRLQGEEKGIGKVAIGRRTSIIATTEDRGFILAINFVFLVALILSVWLARIISKNVAGKFLQPLMRVKRNLETIAENREDTVQVLSQTIEIDELAKATEGLARSLKNQEKLRKRLTSDIAHELRTPLATLQSHIEAMIDGVWEVTPQRLSNCYDEIIRITRLITDLNELSVVENEAIVLNVTPLDLSHLLEKASANFTSLFREKRIEFSTHIQPGIMLQGDVDRLNQIVVNILFNAYKYTDEQGSISVSLNIDGKEAVIEIRDTGCGIPAGDLPHIFERFYRGDVSRDRKTGGAGIGLTITKALIEAHHGRIEVASRAGNGTTVSIYLPLDYYEI from the coding sequence ATGATTACGATTGATAGACAGTTGCGCCGATATTTTATTCTGGTGACCGTTGTCTCTGTTCTGGTTATATTTACCCTAAGCAATATCGGAATCCTTTACTTTTTTCATCATTACGTTGAACAGGTCAGTCTGAAGAGCGATCGAAAAATCGTTATGTACCTAGAAGATCGGTACGCTACAGATAATGGGTTTGTTCAGGTCGAGTGGATGCGGCTTGTACAATACGCCAACAGCGAGAACGCAGAGATCAAGCTCTATGATGCTTCGGGAACATTGTTGTTTAATTCGCTCACCTTCGGCAATGGTCGAAATATGATGGGCCGCGGACAGGGAATGATGATGAGGGATACCCCTGTGATTTCTGAGTCGAAGCTGACGTATAGGGAATATCGTCTCCAAGGCGAAGAAAAGGGCATCGGGAAAGTAGCAATCGGGCGTCGTACCTCAATCATCGCCACAACGGAAGATCGCGGATTTATCTTGGCAATCAATTTTGTTTTTCTGGTGGCACTGATTCTTTCAGTATGGCTAGCACGGATCATCAGCAAAAATGTCGCCGGTAAGTTTTTGCAGCCGTTGATGCGGGTTAAGCGCAACTTAGAGACGATTGCCGAAAATAGAGAGGATACAGTGCAGGTCCTCTCACAGACCATCGAAATCGATGAATTAGCAAAGGCCACGGAGGGACTTGCCCGTTCTCTAAAAAATCAAGAAAAGCTGCGCAAAAGGCTGACGTCCGATATCGCCCATGAATTAAGAACCCCTTTGGCAACGCTGCAAAGCCATATCGAAGCGATGATCGACGGTGTATGGGAAGTCACACCGCAACGATTGAGCAACTGCTATGATGAAATCATCCGAATAACGCGCTTGATCACTGATCTGAACGAATTGTCGGTGGTGGAAAATGAGGCCATTGTCTTAAATGTGACTCCTTTGGATTTATCCCATTTACTGGAAAAGGCCAGTGCGAACTTTACATCCCTATTCAGAGAAAAGAGAATCGAATTCAGCACACATATTCAGCCCGGAATCATGTTACAAGGGGATGTCGACCGACTGAATCAGATCGTTGTCAATATTTTATTCAATGCCTATAAATATACTGATGAACAGGGCAGTATCAGTGTTTCTCTGAATATAGACGGTAAAGAGGCAGTTATCGAAATCAGAGATACCGGCTGCGGCATTCCGGCAGGAGATCTCCCGCATATATTTGAACGGTTTTACAGGGGAGATGTATCCAGAGACAGAAAAACGGGTGGAGCCGGGATTGGTCTGACCATAACAAAAGCATTGATCGAGGCACATCATGGACGGATTGAAGTGGCCAGTAGAGCAGGAAACGGAACAACGGTCAGCATATATCTGCCACTCGATTATTACGAAATATAA
- a CDS encoding ABC transporter permease produces MRLLSIIRKEFIQNIRNTKANIMMILFPIVLITILGAAFSTAFSNDIALDNVKVLYTINGDQELSSSFKGFLDDLHNEVGITFTEAKNKDAAISSIKNTEFSCYINLTEDPQKIEIIKNARFNFEANLVESLVKSFASRYEAISQIAQNNPSVLPSVLSNPAMDFVKIQSLDKKRQPGALDYYAVTMLTLILMYASQSGFWSIKTEKSYKTGNRMLCAPVNRMEILAGKTLGSIFVTVLQGTIVLLFSTYALKAYWGTDIPTIFLIIISEAILAVSLGTGIAYLIHNDGAGNAILNIIVPVLVFLGGGYFQLPESSSVLQKITAISPIKWTNDALFRVIYDKDYTYVIAAIAVNLLAAALFLGIAALFSKKEAV; encoded by the coding sequence ATGAGGTTATTATCAATTATCCGAAAAGAATTCATCCAAAATATCAGAAATACGAAAGCCAATATTATGATGATCCTATTTCCGATCGTTTTGATTACCATACTGGGAGCTGCTTTTTCCACTGCATTTTCTAACGATATCGCGCTGGACAATGTCAAGGTTCTTTATACCATCAACGGTGACCAGGAACTTTCCTCAAGCTTCAAAGGTTTTCTGGATGATTTGCACAACGAGGTCGGAATCACCTTTACTGAAGCAAAGAATAAAGATGCAGCGATCAGCAGTATCAAGAACACGGAATTCTCCTGTTATATTAACTTGACAGAGGATCCACAGAAAATAGAAATTATTAAGAACGCACGCTTTAACTTTGAGGCGAATTTGGTAGAGTCTCTTGTTAAGTCCTTTGCTTCCCGATACGAAGCCATCAGTCAAATTGCCCAAAATAATCCCTCTGTTCTGCCCTCCGTTTTGAGCAACCCCGCCATGGACTTTGTGAAGATACAATCATTGGATAAGAAACGACAGCCCGGTGCTCTTGACTATTATGCCGTCACCATGCTGACACTCATCTTGATGTACGCATCGCAATCGGGATTTTGGTCTATTAAAACAGAAAAAAGCTATAAAACTGGCAACAGAATGCTCTGCGCACCGGTCAACCGCATGGAGATATTGGCAGGCAAAACATTGGGCTCTATCTTTGTGACTGTTCTTCAGGGAACAATCGTCCTCCTGTTTAGTACGTATGCGCTGAAAGCGTATTGGGGAACAGATATTCCAACCATCTTCCTAATCATCATCTCTGAGGCTATTCTTGCCGTGAGCTTGGGTACCGGTATTGCTTATCTCATACACAATGACGGTGCAGGCAATGCCATTCTGAATATTATTGTCCCCGTTCTGGTCTTCCTTGGCGGCGGATATTTCCAATTACCCGAGTCCAGCTCGGTTTTACAAAAAATCACCGCAATATCACCGATAAAATGGACCAATGATGCGCTCTTCCGAGTCATCTATGATAAGGACTATACTTATGTTATCGCGGCGATTGCGGTCAATCTCTTGGCGGCAGCACTATTCTTGGGTATCGCTGCTCTGTTTTCCAAAAAGGAGGCGGTATAA
- the panB gene encoding 3-methyl-2-oxobutanoate hydroxymethyltransferase, with the protein MRPKVNINTLHTKINAGEKITMLTCYDYPMALLEEKAGIDIVLVGDSMAMTVMGEETTLGMDLDTMVTHAKAVRKGSPSSFLVGDMPYMTYQISKKEAIRNASRFMAEAGCDAVKIEGGANMADTVEAMVKATIPVMGHLGLTPQSMAQLGGLKSQGRDCAGALRIIEDAKILEEAGISLLLLEAIPPEVGKIVAERANIPVIGIGAGPHVHGQLMIVHDMLGFFDAFTPKFVKKYVDLNSIILEALNGYKDDVVGQQYPDTCHHYNFINGEREKLLEKIENKQ; encoded by the coding sequence ATGCGTCCGAAAGTAAACATTAACACACTGCACACAAAGATTAACGCTGGTGAAAAAATTACCATGCTGACCTGCTATGACTATCCAATGGCACTTCTCGAAGAGAAGGCTGGTATAGATATCGTTCTTGTCGGGGATTCAATGGCGATGACGGTCATGGGAGAAGAAACGACTCTTGGTATGGATTTGGATACGATGGTTACTCACGCTAAGGCTGTACGTAAAGGCTCGCCGTCATCATTTCTGGTGGGGGATATGCCCTACATGACCTATCAGATCAGCAAAAAGGAAGCCATTCGCAACGCCAGCCGTTTTATGGCTGAAGCAGGTTGTGATGCAGTCAAAATTGAGGGTGGAGCCAATATGGCGGATACCGTCGAAGCCATGGTGAAGGCGACTATACCAGTCATGGGACATCTTGGCCTGACACCGCAGTCCATGGCTCAACTCGGTGGCTTGAAGTCTCAAGGCAGAGATTGCGCCGGGGCGCTGCGGATCATTGAAGACGCCAAGATCCTGGAAGAAGCCGGTATCAGCCTGCTGCTTCTGGAAGCGATTCCGCCGGAAGTCGGCAAAATAGTTGCTGAACGTGCCAATATCCCGGTTATTGGGATTGGGGCAGGTCCCCATGTCCATGGTCAGCTCATGATAGTTCATGACATGCTGGGATTCTTCGATGCGTTTACCCCGAAATTTGTTAAGAAATATGTTGACCTGAATTCGATCATTCTTGAGGCATTGAATGGCTATAAAGACGATGTCGTCGGACAACAGTATCCGGATACCTGCCACCATTACAACTTTATTAATGGCGAGCGCGAAAAACTGTTAGAAAAAATCGAGAACAAGCAATAA
- a CDS encoding ABC transporter permease, protein MKNLWLIMQNTLKITFRKKGNIIVYLLLPLLGIMVSQGLYAGAKSGSMPIALNDQDQSVLSQYLLSETEKTGNYHIVQLDNNAIKDHLLDQRIRAEIIIPAGYAQSILAMSPQKIEIVSLKGQDTTIWLEQFYNLQTRNLADLAVASGGDPAGFNTIFEAYKDNALAVQDVAVQDESISKSITLESMGFLLLFVMLGSGFTSMLILNEKKSRTYYRICSSPVTAKAYLGANTLSSMIIISIQALIIILALAYAFHVETFVPGYILFIILFLFGLVSIGIGLVTTVFSSSSYMAGTLSTLIVTPTCLIGGCFWPVYLMPDIMQKIAHFTPQWWALDAIQRIQSGKELTDILINIAILLGFAAALFLIAVFRFAREENIQKFV, encoded by the coding sequence TTGAAAAACCTATGGTTAATCATGCAAAATACACTTAAAATTACCTTTCGAAAAAAGGGGAATATCATTGTTTATCTGCTTCTTCCCCTACTGGGAATCATGGTTTCCCAAGGCCTATATGCCGGCGCAAAATCCGGTTCTATGCCTATTGCTCTCAATGATCAGGATCAGAGTGTTTTGTCACAATACCTCCTGAGTGAAACGGAAAAGACCGGCAACTATCACATCGTCCAACTCGATAACAACGCAATCAAGGATCACCTCTTAGATCAACGCATTCGTGCCGAAATCATCATCCCTGCCGGTTATGCGCAAAGCATCTTGGCCATGTCTCCCCAAAAAATTGAAATTGTTTCTCTCAAGGGACAGGATACGACCATCTGGCTGGAGCAGTTCTATAATTTGCAGACACGCAATCTTGCCGATCTGGCGGTTGCGTCAGGCGGAGATCCCGCAGGTTTCAATACGATTTTTGAAGCATACAAGGATAATGCGTTAGCCGTACAGGATGTGGCGGTTCAAGACGAAAGTATCAGCAAAAGTATTACTTTAGAAAGTATGGGCTTCCTCCTATTGTTTGTTATGCTGGGTAGCGGATTTACCTCCATGCTGATTCTCAATGAAAAGAAATCACGCACGTATTACCGAATTTGCTCCAGCCCGGTTACTGCGAAAGCCTATCTAGGAGCAAACACACTGAGCAGCATGATCATCATCTCCATCCAGGCACTTATCATTATCCTGGCGTTAGCCTATGCTTTTCACGTCGAAACCTTTGTTCCGGGTTATATCCTCTTTATCATCCTCTTCTTATTTGGCTTGGTTTCGATTGGGATTGGCCTGGTCACAACTGTCTTCTCCTCTTCATCGTACATGGCGGGAACGCTTTCGACCTTGATCGTCACCCCGACGTGCCTCATCGGCGGCTGTTTCTGGCCTGTTTATCTGATGCCGGATATCATGCAGAAAATTGCCCATTTTACCCCGCAATGGTGGGCACTCGATGCGATTCAGCGCATTCAGTCCGGCAAGGAGCTGACAGATATCCTGATCAATATCGCCATATTACTTGGTTTTGCTGCGGCCTTGTTCTTAATTGCCGTCTTCCGATTTGCCCGGGAAGAAAATATTCAGAAGTTCGTTTAG
- a CDS encoding ABC transporter ATP-binding protein gives MNILKMDHITKKFGDVIAVDNMTLNLPAGEIFGLLGPNGAGKSTAINLIIGLLTPNKGSIEILGQNSRENKVFAKKNIGIVPQDIAIYEDLTCMENVKFFAGLYGLRGASLTKAAKEALEFTGLSDNAKGYPKSFSGGMKRRLNIACAIAHHPKLLIMDEPTVGIDPQSRNHILQSVKRLNAMGCSIIYTSHYMEEVEEVCSSIAIMDHGKVIAMGTKDELKALISDSNTIWITVNDDLFRVKEDALKTIPGVRQIDVEENTIKISSAREVNNLDKIICYFTENSIPIKSVESKVPDLETVFLSLTGRSLRD, from the coding sequence ATGAATATCCTGAAAATGGATCACATTACCAAGAAGTTCGGAGATGTTATTGCTGTCGATAATATGACCCTGAACCTTCCCGCAGGGGAAATATTCGGCTTATTAGGACCTAACGGCGCCGGGAAAAGCACGGCAATCAATCTGATCATCGGCTTATTGACCCCCAACAAGGGCAGTATTGAGATACTTGGCCAGAATAGCCGGGAAAATAAAGTTTTTGCTAAGAAAAACATCGGGATTGTTCCTCAGGACATTGCCATCTATGAAGACCTGACCTGTATGGAAAATGTTAAATTTTTTGCCGGCTTATACGGTTTGCGGGGTGCCTCCCTGACCAAAGCTGCTAAGGAAGCACTTGAATTTACCGGGTTAAGCGATAATGCCAAAGGTTACCCTAAAAGCTTTTCCGGCGGCATGAAACGGCGTCTGAATATTGCCTGCGCTATCGCCCATCACCCGAAACTCCTTATTATGGACGAACCAACGGTAGGCATCGATCCCCAGTCTCGCAATCATATCTTGCAATCCGTCAAACGATTGAATGCCATGGGCTGTTCCATCATCTATACGAGCCACTATATGGAGGAAGTAGAAGAAGTGTGTTCGTCAATTGCTATTATGGATCACGGAAAAGTGATCGCCATGGGAACGAAGGATGAGCTTAAAGCCCTCATCAGTGACTCAAATACGATTTGGATCACAGTCAATGACGACCTCTTCCGTGTGAAAGAAGATGCGCTTAAAACCATCCCCGGCGTCCGTCAGATAGATGTTGAAGAGAATACGATCAAAATAAGTTCTGCGAGAGAGGTGAATAACCTCGATAAGATCATCTGCTATTTTACCGAAAACAGCATCCCGATCAAAAGTGTTGAAAGCAAGGTCCCTGACCTTGAAACCGTTTTCTTATCTCTGACCGGCCGCAGTCTTCGAGACTAG